CATCGACCCTAATGTCTTCATACGTACACTCCTTCAACAATCAGATTAAATGGAAGGTTTTACACTATCTGATTTGGACCAGCGTTTCCCGTTAACGTCAGTTGGTATTTGGAAAAATCAACGCCATCAGGACCGTGCATGATAAACTCCCGTGTACCGTCCGGCTTCATATCAAACTGCTGAATAGTCATCGTAAAACCTTGTGGCCCCACCACTTCGATAGGTGTTCCTCTTTCGTCCAAACATCAAACACAAGATCACGTGAAGCATCAAATACGCGGGTGATCACTTTGTTTGTTGCATTTGTTTTGGCTCATGTCCATCCCTCCAATATGAATGTGACTTGTTGACAACTCCTATTTTCGATCATAGCAAATTAATAATGCATGGATTTCTTTTAGATTGCTCTTTTGAATAACACAATGATTACACTCGAAAACGCCCAGTTCCTTTAAATAATTGATTCAATAAAACTGCCCGTTATCTTCAGGTTTGGCTTCTAAGGCCGATTGGAATTAGAGTATCATCTGCTCAGTTAGAATATAATTTTTTGTCTATATCCGCTGACAAAAAAAGCCGCGATTTCCGCGACTTCGTATGTGTATGTGTTCTTGTCTCTTACAAGTGCCCTGCGACTATTCGGCGCTTCTCATTCACTTGCCTTCCTCATCGGCTGAGGGACCGTAGATGCCCGGCACCGGAATATCAAGCAGCCGCAAATATACCCCGAGCTGCGCCCGATGGTGAACCATATGGCTTAAACCGAAGGTGCGAAGCGCGACTGCCCGCGGTTGGCGCAGAATGATATGGTCGCCGTTCCGCAAGGTCCATTCCTCTGCGAGCGCTTTCTCATCGCATTCGGCTAACAGCTGTTCAAGCTTGATAACGTTCGCGTCAAATTCCTCCAGCATGTCTTCGCGTCTTTCTAAAGCTTCCCGCCGAAGCGGCACGGTTGAAAGATCGAATTCCGGGTAAAGAAAAATCGCGACTTGCCAGTTCAGCAAGTTGATCAGGTGCGTGGCGAGCCCGCCTAACGTCATGGATTTGACGTGCGGTTTCCACGTCATATGCTCCTCGGGTAAGCACTCCAGGATGCGGCGCGTATGGGCCAATTCTTGCAGAGCGTCTCCGATGATCAGTTGTTTCACCATAAATTCCCACTCCTCCCTAATATGGTTAGCATACTATAAATCCGATCGAGTGAAAAGGCTTGTCTCGGTCGTTCGGCATCCGATAACGGACTACATCTCCAGAACATATATCCCTCCTCTGCATTCGAGGACTCAGTAATCCCCGTCATCGGCCGCTGGCCCAGGAGCAGACGGCTGATCGCATCCGCATTATAGCCGAAGCCGTGCCAGCTACTACTATTATCAGTATGATATCAGTCTTTATCTTCGTATTCAGCCCTTAAGTACGTTAAAATCTCCAAGGTACTCGGTTTTTCTTCAATGCCTTCGTTTTGAAGCATTTTTACGTATAACTTCCTTGCTTCGGCTAGTGTACATCCTGTTTTCTCTTGCACATATTTACAGACATGGAGCACATCGTTCTTTTGTAAATAATCCAAAACCTCAGCAGAATCAACCGTTTCGCCATTTATTTCATAATACATATATCAAGAACCCCTTGGTCTGTCTTTATTTGTTATCAATGAATCCTATTCAATCTGATGCAAAATGGCCCTCCGATACGGAAAGGCCATCTGCCTGCAATGAAGGAAAGCACGGAACTAGAGTTGACCGGTTTGTGACTGTTTATTTTTA
Above is a window of Paenibacillus sp. FSL K6-1330 DNA encoding:
- a CDS encoding DinB family protein; its protein translation is MVKQLIIGDALQELAHTRRILECLPEEHMTWKPHVKSMTLGGLATHLINLLNWQVAIFLYPEFDLSTVPLRREALERREDMLEEFDANVIKLEQLLAECDEKALAEEWTLRNGDHIILRQPRAVALRTFGLSHMVHHRAQLGVYLRLLDIPVPGIYGPSADEEGK